The following proteins are co-located in the Brachybacterium sacelli genome:
- a CDS encoding dihydrolipoyl dehydrogenase family protein, translating into MAPDAQSTPTSAPDITADVVVLGGGPVGENVAQYAIEGTEMTAVLVEGELLGGECSYYACMPSKALLRPLSVADAAAHLPGITTPEVRREELLARRDAWVSHYDDSGQVQWAEGAGLQVVRGHGRIAGEREVLVESPDGAGPTRVRARRAVVLATGSQAVIPEPLQPFTPWISRDATGVREVPEQLAIVGGGVVAVEAATWLAALGAQVTLLVRGDGLLTGYEPFAGEHVREALEALGVRVELGTSVVDGERTDARDTGLGRIHGGRVTLQVEDAQGRREVGADELLAATGRRPALKDVGLGTIGLTSEDVIGATGPTTPEATGSPLPDWLQAVGDASGEAPLTHWGKYRARVIGQAIRAGVTGEPLEPVPETVPVPQVVFTDPQVTSVGLTEAAARTAGHEVVTTQVPFGGAAGSALLRDDVTGTAQLVVDTTTKTLVGATFVGPEASELIHAATIAITGQVPVSVLRHAVPSYPTSSELWLRLLEELPRELRTA; encoded by the coding sequence ATGGCTCCTGATGCGCAGTCCACCCCGACCTCAGCCCCCGACATCACCGCCGACGTCGTCGTCCTCGGCGGCGGTCCCGTCGGCGAGAACGTCGCCCAGTACGCGATCGAAGGCACCGAGATGACCGCCGTGCTCGTCGAGGGCGAGCTGCTCGGCGGAGAGTGCTCCTATTACGCATGCATGCCCTCGAAGGCGCTGCTGCGCCCGCTGTCCGTGGCCGACGCCGCCGCCCATCTGCCGGGGATCACCACCCCCGAGGTCCGGCGCGAGGAGCTGCTGGCCCGGCGCGATGCCTGGGTCTCCCACTACGACGACTCCGGGCAGGTGCAGTGGGCAGAGGGCGCGGGCCTGCAGGTGGTGCGCGGCCACGGCCGGATCGCCGGGGAACGGGAAGTGCTCGTCGAATCCCCCGACGGCGCGGGGCCGACGCGCGTGCGGGCCCGGCGCGCGGTCGTGCTGGCCACCGGCTCGCAGGCCGTGATCCCCGAGCCGCTGCAGCCCTTCACCCCCTGGATCTCGCGCGATGCGACCGGGGTGCGAGAGGTCCCCGAGCAGCTGGCGATCGTCGGCGGCGGCGTGGTCGCCGTGGAGGCCGCGACCTGGCTGGCCGCCCTCGGCGCGCAGGTGACGCTGCTGGTGCGGGGGGACGGACTGCTGACGGGCTACGAGCCCTTCGCCGGTGAGCACGTGCGCGAGGCGCTCGAGGCTCTCGGCGTGCGCGTCGAGCTCGGCACCTCCGTGGTCGACGGCGAGCGCACCGACGCCCGCGACACCGGGCTCGGCAGGATCCACGGCGGGCGCGTGACGCTCCAGGTGGAGGACGCGCAGGGCCGACGCGAGGTCGGCGCCGACGAGCTGCTGGCCGCCACCGGGCGCCGGCCCGCATTGAAGGATGTCGGGCTCGGGACGATCGGGCTGACCTCCGAGGACGTCATCGGCGCGACGGGCCCCACCACCCCCGAGGCGACCGGCTCGCCGCTGCCGGACTGGCTGCAGGCGGTGGGCGACGCGAGCGGGGAGGCACCGCTGACGCACTGGGGCAAGTACCGCGCCCGGGTGATCGGGCAGGCCATCCGCGCCGGCGTCACCGGGGAGCCGCTGGAGCCCGTGCCCGAGACCGTACCGGTTCCCCAGGTGGTGTTCACCGATCCCCAGGTCACCTCCGTCGGCCTCACCGAGGCGGCCGCGCGCACGGCCGGGCACGAGGTGGTCACGACACAGGTCCCCTTCGGGGGCGCGGCCGGCTCCGCCCTGCTGCGCGACGACGTGACCGGCACCGCCCAGCTGGTGGTCGACACGACGACGAAGACCCTGGTCGGAGCCACGTTCGTCGGCCCCGAGGCCTCCGAGCTGATCCATGCCGCCACCATCGCGATCACCGGGCAGGTGCCCGTGAGCGTGCTGCGACATGCGGTGCCGAGCTACCCGACGTCCTCCGAGCTGTGGTTGCGGCTGCTCGAGGAGCTGCCGCGGGAGCTGCGCACCGCCTGA
- a CDS encoding AAA family ATPase, with protein MRLHHLRLTGIGPFAGTVDIDLAALGASGMFLLEGPTGSGKSTILDAIVYALYGHVAGSATSGDRIRSQFAPPTAASVVDLVFETGSGIYRVRRQPPFDRAKKRGTGTTPEQAKAVLWRIGSPQLIPAVVADTAGGGADVEALATRIDEVGREIQRAVGLTREQFTQTVLLPQNEFARFLRAGTGERQQVLQRVFGTEIYADVEKQLEEMRKAAKRQVDAATETLGRALARYLEAAGVGEERAAALQESAAALRLEPLATLADEHLAGATARATAATEHAETAASAEQRARTAADEARAARKRLDRRRDLDTLAARLEQERPTVQSARTALRRDETARPVAALLQRRDTASTKAGDAIERLAQRASTTRTDHPALVDLLRAAAAGTEHEESASTADDADDATMAAAAADDDDAAAPAADEAARHLTEAADAATSAAGALADLVALEDALPRREQELTDRRESLAAAVRALEALVQRAAERPATREKLVEDRERRRTAAAALGDARLALRTAEEQHGAATAAVAQRKAVETAKAQAARALAAAQELATAEAGLRHRRFAGIAAELAVDLTSGKACPVCGALEHPHPADPAEDSVTPDQVEAAETRRKTAETEQTRADQAHALAAQELTRLQEAAGERTPEDAQQAVTAAKDRVAAARDAETKAGELDASITRHDEETARLATRREQEALAVERERTAISELEKTLEADRTKIIEAREDDESIAARRRGHLDTARAATGLREALRERTEAEQQAAELAAEAEEALAASGLATDDQARAAVLEDPERRRLSGLVETRAVEESRLADGLAEEGITETTATDEARQEAEAALAATTEKLTAAQSASREAAGIAARLEAVAERGAEARTALAAASAQVETVSEEAGVVVRVADLATGRSADGDRVQLSTYVLMWRLDAVVQAANARLALFSGSDLELLRDTGSRGARKTGLDLLVMDRRTDQVRVPETLSGGETFFVSLALALGLADIVTGEAGGVRMETLFIDEGFGSLDPETLETVVREIGRLAEHGRTIGIVSHVGDMKAQIAEQIHVRRGADDRSSVTITA; from the coding sequence GTGAGGCTCCATCACCTGCGCCTGACCGGCATCGGCCCCTTCGCCGGCACCGTGGACATCGACCTCGCGGCTCTCGGGGCCAGCGGCATGTTCCTGCTCGAGGGGCCGACGGGGTCGGGCAAGTCCACGATCCTCGACGCGATCGTCTACGCCCTGTACGGCCACGTCGCCGGCAGCGCCACCAGCGGCGACCGCATCCGCTCCCAGTTCGCTCCACCCACCGCGGCGAGCGTCGTCGACCTCGTGTTCGAGACCGGCTCCGGCATCTACCGCGTGCGCCGCCAGCCGCCCTTCGATCGGGCGAAGAAGCGCGGCACGGGGACCACCCCGGAACAGGCAAAGGCCGTGCTGTGGCGGATCGGCTCCCCGCAGCTGATCCCCGCCGTGGTCGCGGACACCGCGGGCGGCGGCGCCGACGTCGAAGCGCTCGCGACCCGCATCGACGAGGTGGGTCGCGAGATCCAGCGCGCTGTCGGGCTGACCCGGGAGCAGTTCACCCAGACCGTCCTGCTGCCGCAGAACGAGTTCGCCCGCTTCCTGCGCGCCGGCACGGGGGAGCGCCAGCAGGTGCTGCAGCGCGTGTTCGGCACCGAGATCTACGCCGACGTCGAGAAGCAGCTCGAGGAGATGCGCAAGGCGGCGAAGCGGCAGGTCGATGCCGCGACGGAGACCCTCGGGCGAGCGCTGGCCCGCTACCTCGAGGCGGCCGGGGTCGGGGAGGAGCGCGCGGCCGCGCTGCAGGAGAGCGCCGCCGCGCTGCGCCTCGAGCCACTCGCCACGCTCGCCGACGAGCACCTCGCCGGCGCCACCGCCCGCGCCACGGCGGCCACGGAGCATGCCGAGACCGCAGCCTCCGCCGAGCAGCGCGCCCGCACCGCCGCCGACGAGGCCCGAGCTGCCCGCAAGCGCCTCGACCGCCGCCGCGACCTCGACACCCTCGCCGCTCGCCTCGAGCAGGAACGGCCGACGGTCCAGAGTGCACGCACGGCCCTGCGCCGCGACGAGACGGCCCGGCCCGTCGCGGCGCTCCTGCAGCGCCGAGACACCGCCTCGACGAAGGCCGGTGACGCCATCGAACGCCTCGCCCAGCGGGCGAGCACCACCCGCACCGATCACCCCGCGCTCGTCGACCTGCTCAGGGCCGCCGCGGCCGGGACCGAGCACGAAGAGTCCGCCTCCACCGCCGACGACGCGGACGACGCCACCATGGCCGCCGCCGCCGCCGACGACGACGACGCCGCCGCGCCCGCGGCCGACGAGGCCGCCCGGCATCTGACCGAAGCAGCTGACGCGGCGACCTCCGCCGCCGGCGCACTCGCCGATCTCGTCGCCCTCGAGGACGCCCTGCCCCGCCGTGAGCAGGAGCTCACCGACCGCCGCGAGAGCCTCGCCGCTGCGGTTCGGGCCCTCGAGGCACTCGTCCAACGGGCCGCGGAGCGCCCCGCTACCCGGGAGAAGCTCGTCGAGGACCGTGAACGCCGGCGCACCGCCGCGGCCGCGCTCGGTGACGCTCGCCTCGCCCTGCGCACCGCCGAGGAGCAGCACGGCGCCGCGACCGCCGCCGTAGCCCAGCGCAAGGCCGTCGAAACGGCGAAGGCCCAGGCCGCTCGCGCCCTCGCCGCCGCACAGGAACTCGCGACGGCCGAGGCCGGGCTGCGCCACCGCCGCTTCGCCGGCATCGCCGCCGAGCTCGCCGTCGACCTCACCTCGGGCAAGGCCTGCCCCGTCTGCGGAGCGCTCGAGCATCCTCACCCGGCAGATCCCGCCGAGGACTCCGTCACCCCCGATCAGGTCGAAGCGGCCGAGACCCGTAGGAAGACGGCCGAGACCGAGCAGACCCGCGCTGATCAGGCCCACGCCCTCGCCGCGCAGGAGCTCACCCGGCTCCAGGAGGCAGCCGGGGAGCGCACCCCCGAGGACGCCCAGCAGGCGGTCACCGCGGCGAAGGATCGCGTCGCCGCCGCCCGGGACGCGGAGACGAAGGCCGGCGAACTGGACGCCAGCATCACTCGGCACGACGAGGAGACCGCACGACTGGCCACGCGCCGCGAGCAGGAGGCGCTCGCCGTCGAACGCGAACGCACCGCGATCAGCGAGCTCGAGAAGACCCTCGAGGCCGACCGCACCAAGATCATCGAGGCACGCGAGGACGACGAGAGCATCGCCGCTCGTCGCCGCGGCCACCTCGACACCGCTCGCGCCGCGACCGGCCTGCGCGAAGCACTGCGCGAACGCACCGAGGCCGAACAGCAGGCCGCAGAGCTCGCTGCCGAGGCCGAGGAGGCCCTGGCCGCCTCCGGCCTCGCCACCGACGACCAGGCCCGCGCGGCCGTCCTCGAAGATCCCGAGCGCCGCCGCCTCTCCGGTCTCGTCGAGACCCGCGCCGTCGAGGAATCCCGCCTGGCCGACGGCCTCGCCGAAGAAGGCATCACCGAGACGACCGCGACCGACGAAGCCCGCCAGGAGGCGGAGGCGGCCCTCGCCGCGACGACCGAGAAGCTCACCGCCGCCCAGAGCGCCTCCCGCGAGGCCGCCGGCATCGCCGCGCGCCTGGAGGCGGTCGCCGAACGCGGGGCCGAGGCCCGCACAGCGCTCGCCGCCGCGTCGGCCCAGGTCGAGACCGTCAGCGAAGAGGCCGGAGTCGTGGTGCGCGTGGCCGACCTCGCGACCGGACGTTCCGCCGACGGGGACCGCGTGCAGCTGTCCACCTACGTGCTGATGTGGCGACTCGACGCCGTGGTGCAGGCCGCGAACGCGCGACTGGCCCTGTTCTCGGGCTCCGACCTCGAACTGCTGCGCGACACCGGCAGTCGCGGTGCCCGCAAGACCGGCCTCGACCTGCTCGTCATGGACCGCCGCACCGACCAGGTGCGCGTTCCCGAGACGCTCTCGGGCGGCGAGACCTTCTTCGTCTCGCTCGCCCTGGCGCTCGGGCTGGCCGACATCGTCACCGGCGAGGCCGGAGGAGTGCGGATGGAGACCCTGTTCATCGACGAGGGCTTCGGCTCGCTCGACCCCGAGACCCTCGAGACGGTGGTGCGGGAGATCGGCCGGCTCGCCGAGCACGGCCGCACGATCGGAATCGTCAGCCACGTCGGGGACATGAAGGCGCAGATCGCCGAGCAGATCCACGTGCGCCGCGGCGCCGACGACCGCTCGAGCGTGACCATCACCGCGTGA
- a CDS encoding ROK family transcriptional regulator, translated as MSTTGSHQAPASAREREVIEAFRAGGVLTRARIAETTGLGRSTVSAVLTRLTDEGAIAVVGHDEQDGRGRPTERLAVDPDAVRAIGIDLAHGAVRVVTLNILGETLAQEERAHEDALGGGPRHRIVHELLDGLDLPERTPALRGIGLGVSGPISLTRPERAPWRALVADLTARHGFPVQVDNTTRFAAFAEHLASAEDGRTTLHVRCYQGVGGAVVREGALDLGATGMAGEVGHLPVEEPGMTCRCGRSGCLETVASTPAVLAALRTHGIVLRSPSELPGALVAHPKALRPVLDRVARSIARALVLTTTLVDPDEVILTGDLFDTDDHLLDAVRPLVAEGVGERFPLVPLARGRLDAFAGAVGAALVVLSPRGRATQG; from the coding sequence ATGTCCACGACGGGGTCTCATCAGGCTCCCGCCTCTGCACGCGAGAGGGAGGTCATCGAGGCCTTCCGTGCAGGCGGGGTGCTGACCCGCGCCCGGATCGCCGAGACGACGGGGCTGGGACGCTCCACCGTCTCCGCCGTCCTGACCCGCCTGACGGACGAGGGCGCGATCGCGGTGGTCGGGCACGACGAGCAGGACGGCCGCGGCCGCCCCACCGAGCGCCTCGCAGTCGATCCCGACGCCGTGCGCGCGATCGGCATCGACCTCGCCCACGGCGCGGTCCGCGTGGTCACCCTGAACATCCTCGGCGAGACGCTCGCGCAGGAGGAGCGCGCACACGAGGACGCCCTCGGCGGCGGCCCCCGGCACCGGATCGTGCACGAGCTGCTCGACGGGCTCGACCTCCCGGAGCGCACCCCCGCCCTGCGCGGCATCGGCCTGGGCGTCTCCGGTCCGATCTCCCTCACGCGTCCGGAGCGGGCCCCCTGGCGCGCCCTCGTCGCCGACCTCACCGCGCGTCACGGCTTTCCCGTCCAGGTGGACAACACCACGCGCTTCGCCGCGTTCGCGGAGCACCTGGCGAGCGCGGAGGACGGGCGCACTACCCTGCACGTGCGCTGCTATCAGGGCGTCGGAGGGGCTGTCGTCCGGGAGGGCGCTCTCGACCTCGGAGCGACCGGCATGGCCGGGGAGGTGGGCCACCTCCCGGTCGAGGAGCCCGGCATGACCTGCCGCTGCGGACGATCCGGCTGTCTGGAGACGGTCGCCTCCACCCCTGCCGTGCTCGCCGCCCTGAGGACCCACGGGATCGTGCTGCGCTCCCCGTCAGAGCTGCCCGGGGCGCTCGTTGCCCACCCGAAGGCGCTGCGGCCCGTCCTCGATCGCGTGGCACGGTCGATCGCGCGCGCCCTCGTCCTCACCACCACGCTGGTGGACCCCGACGAAGTCATCCTCACCGGTGACCTCTTCGACACCGACGACCATCTGCTCGACGCCGTCCGCCCCCTCGTCGCCGAGGGGGTGGGGGAGCGATTCCCGCTGGTGCCGCTCGCCCGCGGCCGCCTCGACGCCTTCGCCGGCGCCGTCGGCGCCGCCCTCGTCGTGCTCTCCCCGCGAGGTCGCGCCACACAGGGATGA
- a CDS encoding sugar porter family MFS transporter: MTRPTPASAASSPTAASPTVPRAARRRALGAALAASISGLMFGWDAMALNVVKNALAFHTGASTGLLGFAVAFGVLSAVLGAFLAGRLSDRVGRRAIMVIAAILFIVSSVGTAFVGSSMAMFLFWRLFSGMAMGAAMTIAPAYVSETSPASMRGMLVSLRQFMLIIGLFVCGLLGDAMLGAAPAPTGDAPLSTSHLGIAGLDLEVWQWAFLSVAVGGVIYLVASLVTPESPRFLISRGRLEEARAVLVRTVGEQGVDQRVEEIRFSLGDHGGGGFRSLLTPSGSNLQRIVWVGIGLAALQQLVGINAIFYYATTIFSTIGFDEQDALQQTLVLTGVKIAAIIVGMLLVDRIGRRPLLLWGSVAMFAALVVTAIVMLTAPQVAQDGGGLAPDLASNPIRGVLALVALCLYVFAYAGTWGPIMWVLIGEMFPNRLRGAATSVAGGVEWASNFAVTLTFPVLAAWSIGTTYALYAAVALVSIVFVLKFVPETKNLELEQMDQLATSRS; the protein is encoded by the coding sequence ATGACCCGTCCGACCCCCGCTTCCGCCGCCTCCTCGCCCACCGCGGCGAGCCCCACCGTCCCCCGCGCCGCACGTCGCCGCGCACTGGGCGCCGCACTGGCCGCGTCCATCTCCGGTCTCATGTTCGGCTGGGACGCGATGGCGCTGAACGTCGTCAAGAACGCACTGGCCTTCCACACCGGCGCGAGCACCGGCCTGCTCGGCTTCGCCGTGGCCTTCGGCGTCCTCAGCGCCGTGCTCGGGGCGTTCCTCGCCGGGCGCCTCTCCGACCGGGTCGGCCGCCGGGCGATCATGGTGATCGCCGCGATCCTGTTCATCGTCTCCTCCGTCGGCACCGCCTTCGTCGGCAGTTCGATGGCGATGTTCCTGTTCTGGCGCCTCTTCTCCGGGATGGCGATGGGTGCGGCGATGACCATCGCCCCCGCCTACGTCTCCGAGACCTCGCCCGCCTCGATGCGCGGCATGCTCGTCTCCCTGCGCCAGTTCATGCTGATCATCGGGCTGTTCGTCTGCGGCCTGCTGGGAGACGCGATGCTCGGGGCCGCTCCGGCCCCGACCGGGGACGCGCCGCTGTCGACCTCCCACCTGGGGATCGCGGGCCTCGACCTCGAGGTGTGGCAGTGGGCCTTCCTCTCGGTCGCCGTCGGCGGCGTGATCTACCTGGTCGCCTCGCTCGTGACACCCGAGTCGCCACGCTTCCTCATCTCCCGCGGCCGCCTCGAGGAGGCCCGCGCGGTGCTCGTGCGCACCGTGGGTGAGCAGGGCGTCGATCAGCGCGTCGAGGAGATCAGGTTCTCGCTGGGCGATCACGGCGGCGGCGGATTCCGCTCTCTGCTCACCCCGAGCGGATCGAACCTGCAGCGCATCGTGTGGGTCGGCATCGGCCTGGCCGCCCTGCAGCAGCTGGTCGGGATCAACGCGATCTTCTACTACGCGACCACGATCTTCTCCACCATCGGCTTCGACGAGCAGGATGCCCTCCAGCAGACCCTCGTCCTGACGGGCGTGAAGATCGCAGCGATCATCGTCGGCATGCTGCTGGTGGACCGGATCGGGCGGCGCCCGCTGCTGCTGTGGGGCTCGGTCGCGATGTTCGCGGCCCTCGTGGTCACGGCGATCGTGATGCTCACCGCCCCGCAGGTCGCCCAGGACGGCGGCGGTCTCGCCCCCGACCTCGCCTCGAATCCGATTCGCGGGGTGCTGGCCCTGGTGGCGCTGTGCCTGTACGTGTTCGCCTATGCGGGCACCTGGGGACCGATCATGTGGGTGCTGATCGGCGAGATGTTCCCCAACCGTCTCCGGGGCGCCGCGACCTCCGTCGCCGGCGGGGTGGAGTGGGCCTCGAACTTCGCCGTCACCCTGACCTTCCCGGTGCTCGCCGCCTGGTCCATCGGCACCACCTACGCCCTCTACGCCGCCGTCGCCCTCGTCTCGATCGTGTTCGTGCTGAAGTTCGTCCCCGAGACCAAGAACCTCGAGCTCGAGCAGATGGACCAGCTCGCCACCTCCCGCTCCTGA
- a CDS encoding sulfatase-like hydrolase/transferase: MSTTPSAPVAATTGSAAPEPQGRRSILMLMTDQHRVDTMGCYGNTICRTPTLDALAASGTRFDNWFTPTAICTPARASLFTGAAPFRHKLLANHERNVGYIEDLPEDQWTVPEALREHGYECGLVGKWHVGEERTAADFGFEAEHYPGWHNTVDHPDYLAWLEEHGHPPYAISDRIRGTFPNGEVSNLLAARLHQPLEATFEHYLADRTIEMLTRYAEGARTGETPFFVVSSFSGPHLPYVIPDEYFDLYDPADVELPRSIAEDFADKPPVQENYSRHWAFDTLTEEQSRKLIAVYWGYVTMIDHEFGRILAAMEELGLADTTAVAFSSDHGEFTGSHRLHDKGPAMYDDIYRTGGLLRVPGCPPQVREEFVTLLDLPATFLDLAGLDTSPAVDSRSLLPIVRGEQVEWDDHVLCEFHGHHFPIAQRMLRGRRYKLVVNPESRNELYDLVTDPDELTNRYDDPELEGPRAEMLADLYRRLQARGDNFYHWMSSMYEVGHLDHDPTMSGLDEATYQG, encoded by the coding sequence ATGTCCACCACCCCCTCCGCACCCGTCGCCGCCACCACCGGCTCCGCCGCACCCGAACCGCAGGGTCGCCGCAGCATCCTCATGCTCATGACCGACCAGCATCGGGTCGACACCATGGGCTGCTACGGCAACACGATCTGCCGCACCCCGACGCTCGACGCGCTCGCCGCGAGCGGGACCCGTTTCGACAACTGGTTCACGCCGACGGCGATCTGCACCCCGGCTCGCGCCTCCCTCTTCACCGGCGCCGCCCCCTTCCGTCACAAGCTGCTGGCCAACCACGAGCGCAACGTCGGCTACATCGAGGACCTCCCCGAGGACCAGTGGACGGTGCCCGAGGCGCTGCGCGAGCACGGCTACGAGTGCGGACTCGTGGGCAAGTGGCACGTGGGCGAGGAGCGGACCGCCGCCGACTTCGGCTTCGAGGCGGAGCACTACCCGGGCTGGCACAACACTGTTGACCATCCCGACTACCTCGCGTGGCTCGAGGAGCACGGTCATCCGCCCTACGCGATCAGCGATCGCATCCGCGGCACCTTCCCCAACGGGGAGGTCTCCAACCTGCTGGCCGCGCGACTGCACCAGCCGCTGGAGGCGACCTTCGAGCACTACCTCGCCGACCGCACCATCGAGATGCTCACCCGCTACGCCGAGGGCGCCCGCACCGGCGAGACCCCCTTCTTCGTGGTCTCGAGCTTCTCCGGCCCGCACCTGCCCTACGTGATCCCCGACGAGTACTTCGACCTGTACGACCCGGCGGACGTGGAGCTGCCGCGCTCGATCGCCGAGGACTTCGCCGACAAGCCCCCGGTGCAGGAGAACTACTCCCGGCACTGGGCCTTCGACACCCTCACCGAGGAGCAGTCGCGCAAGCTCATCGCCGTGTACTGGGGCTATGTGACCATGATCGATCACGAGTTCGGGCGCATCCTGGCGGCCATGGAGGAGCTGGGCCTGGCCGACACCACCGCCGTCGCCTTCAGCTCCGACCACGGGGAGTTCACCGGCTCCCACCGGCTGCACGACAAGGGGCCGGCGATGTACGACGACATCTACCGCACCGGCGGCCTGCTGCGGGTGCCCGGGTGCCCGCCCCAGGTGCGCGAGGAGTTCGTGACGCTGCTGGACCTGCCGGCGACGTTCCTCGATCTCGCGGGGCTCGACACCTCTCCCGCGGTGGACTCGCGTTCCCTGCTGCCGATCGTGCGCGGTGAGCAGGTGGAATGGGACGACCACGTGCTGTGCGAGTTCCACGGGCACCACTTCCCGATCGCCCAGCGCATGTTGCGCGGTCGCCGCTACAAGCTGGTCGTGAACCCGGAGTCCCGCAACGAGCTCTACGACCTGGTGACCGACCCCGACGAGCTCACCAACCGCTACGACGACCCGGAGCTCGAGGGGCCGCGCGCGGAGATGCTCGCCGACCTCTACCGGCGGCTGCAGGCGCGCGGCGACAACTTCTATCACTGGATGAGCTCGATGTACGAGGTGGGTCACCTCGACCACGACCCGACCATGTCGGGCCTGGACGAGGCGACCTACCAGGGGTAG
- a CDS encoding exonuclease SbcCD subunit D — MRILHTSDWHLGRTLHKVDLHEHQAAFLDWLVDLVTEKSVDVVVIPGDVYDRAVPAVSSVTLLDDALARLADTGATVVLTSGNHDSAERLGFGRALMRAGIHLLTDVPGIEHPVSVQDAHGEVLFFGLPYLEPDRARTELAADGAEPLARSHEAVTRAALDRVRERAAAHPGARTVVLAHTFVTGGEASDSERDLSVGGVDSVPAGVLGGIDYLALGHLHGCQDLTGTVGAPAWYSGSPLAFSFSERRHRKSVLLVDLGARGEEDGAVAVSVERIETPIPRPLTELRGTLEEILAQQDLHGTDWVKAVVTDTARPAHLQEQLREAFEHLLVTEYEPEGRIAREHSPVVRREQNPLEVMDEFLAAATGADPTSAEHQVLEQAYTQARGKREAS, encoded by the coding sequence ATGAGAATTCTGCACACCTCGGACTGGCACCTGGGGCGCACTCTGCACAAGGTCGACCTGCACGAGCACCAGGCCGCCTTCCTCGACTGGCTCGTCGACCTGGTGACCGAGAAGAGTGTCGACGTCGTCGTGATCCCCGGCGACGTGTACGACCGCGCCGTGCCCGCCGTCTCGAGCGTGACGCTGCTGGACGATGCTCTCGCGCGTCTCGCCGACACGGGTGCCACCGTGGTGCTGACCTCCGGCAACCACGACTCCGCCGAGCGGCTCGGCTTCGGCCGCGCCCTCATGCGCGCCGGCATCCATCTGCTCACCGACGTGCCCGGCATCGAGCACCCGGTCAGCGTGCAGGACGCCCACGGCGAGGTGTTGTTCTTCGGCCTGCCCTACCTCGAGCCCGACCGCGCCCGCACGGAGCTCGCGGCCGACGGCGCCGAGCCGCTCGCCCGCAGCCACGAGGCCGTCACCCGTGCCGCCCTGGACCGCGTGCGCGAGCGGGCCGCGGCGCATCCGGGCGCCCGTACCGTCGTGCTCGCCCACACCTTCGTCACCGGGGGAGAGGCCAGCGATTCCGAGCGGGACCTGTCCGTCGGCGGCGTCGACTCGGTGCCTGCGGGCGTGCTCGGTGGCATCGACTACCTCGCCCTCGGCCACCTTCACGGGTGCCAGGACCTCACCGGCACCGTCGGCGCCCCCGCCTGGTACTCCGGTTCGCCGCTCGCCTTCTCCTTCTCCGAGCGCCGGCACCGCAAGTCCGTACTGCTCGTCGACCTCGGTGCCCGCGGGGAGGAGGACGGCGCCGTCGCGGTGAGCGTCGAGCGGATCGAGACCCCGATCCCGAGACCCCTGACCGAGCTGCGCGGCACCCTCGAGGAGATCCTCGCCCAGCAGGATCTGCACGGCACCGATTGGGTCAAGGCCGTCGTCACCGACACCGCCCGGCCCGCGCACCTGCAGGAACAGCTGCGGGAAGCCTTCGAACACCTGCTGGTCACCGAGTACGAGCCCGAGGGTCGCATCGCGCGGGAGCACTCCCCGGTGGTGCGTCGCGAGCAGAACCCGCTGGAGGTGATGGACGAGTTCCTCGCCGCGGCCACCGGCGCCGACCCCACCTCCGCCGAGCATCAGGTCCTCGAGCAGGCCTACACGCAGGCGCGCGGAAAGCGGGAGGCCTCGTGA
- a CDS encoding class I SAM-dependent methyltransferase, whose protein sequence is MTSGSPPPPGSLPDALYADPRLAACYDTFNGERDDLDRYESILAELGARTVVDIGCGTGALAVRLAASGLDVTGVDPAAASLEVARGKPSAELVRWVLGTAEDLSTLVADAAVMTGNVAQVFVTDEGWASTLRALRATLRRGGHLVFESRRPARRSWEEWQAESAEQVWEVPGMGRVVGVGRPTLCEVELPLVTFADDFTFEDGSIVTSTTTLRFREERELRSSVEAAGFTVEEIRQAPDRPDREFVVIARAS, encoded by the coding sequence GTGACTTCCGGCTCTCCTCCTCCGCCCGGGTCCCTTCCGGACGCGCTCTACGCCGACCCGCGCCTGGCGGCCTGCTACGACACGTTCAATGGTGAGCGCGACGATCTCGACCGCTACGAGTCGATCCTCGCCGAGCTCGGAGCCCGCACCGTGGTCGACATCGGCTGCGGCACCGGAGCGCTGGCCGTTCGGCTCGCGGCCTCCGGTCTCGACGTCACGGGCGTCGATCCTGCCGCCGCCTCCCTCGAGGTCGCCCGCGGTAAGCCGTCGGCCGAACTCGTGCGCTGGGTCCTCGGCACCGCCGAGGATCTGTCCACTCTCGTGGCCGACGCCGCGGTGATGACCGGGAACGTGGCGCAGGTGTTCGTGACCGACGAGGGCTGGGCGAGCACCCTGCGGGCGCTGCGCGCCACCCTGCGCCGAGGCGGGCATCTGGTGTTCGAATCCCGTCGGCCCGCGCGTCGGTCCTGGGAGGAGTGGCAGGCCGAGAGCGCCGAGCAGGTGTGGGAGGTGCCGGGAATGGGCCGGGTGGTCGGGGTCGGGCGCCCGACCCTCTGCGAGGTCGAACTGCCCCTGGTCACCTTCGCCGACGACTTCACGTTCGAGGACGGCAGCATCGTCACCTCGACCACGACGCTGCGTTTCCGGGAGGAGCGCGAACTGCGCTCTTCCGTGGAAGCAGCCGGATTCACCGTCGAGGAGATCCGCCAGGCGCCGGACCGCCCCGATCGGGAGTTCGTGGTGATCGCCCGGGCGAGCTGA